The Alphaproteobacteria bacterium DNA segment CTTAAATTGAACCTCTTTGCCCAGCAGAGCATGGGTGCCGACGATGATATCGATCTTGCCTTCGGCCAGTTCGGCGCGCACTTGTTTGGCGTCTTTGGCCGTCACCATGCGAGAGAGCTGCGCCATACGCACCGGCACGCCGCGAAAGCGATCGCGTAAGGTGCGCTCGTGCTGGCGTGCCAGCAGGGTCGTGGGCACGACAAAGGCCACCTGCCACCCCGACATGACCGCCACATAGGCCGCGCGCAAAGCCACCTCGGTCTTGCCAAAGCCCACATCGCCGCAGATCAGGCGATCCATGGGCCGACCCTTGGCCAGATCGTCCAGGACATCATTGATGGCGCGCTCTTGATCCTCGGTTTCGGCATAAGGGAAACGCGCGGCGAATTCTTGATAAATTTCGGTGGCAACCGCCAAAGGCTCGGCTTCCTTCAATTCGCGCTCGGCGGCGATTTTCAGCAGGGCTTGGGCCATGTCGCGCAGGCGTTTCTTCACCCGCGCCTGGCGCGTTTGCCAGGCCACGCCGCCCAGCTTGTCCAACACCGCCTCGCCCGCGCCATAGCGGCTTAGGACATCTAAATTCTCAACCGGCACGAACAGACGGTCGCCGCCGTCATAGACCAGCTTCAGGCAGTCATGCTTTGCGCCGCCGACCTCAAGCGTCTCAAGCCCATCGTAACGCCCCACGCCATGCTCGCGGTGAACCACAAGATCACCGGTCGTAAGCCCCGCCGCATCCATAATCACACGCGCGCCGCGACGCCGCGAAGAGGGCCGGGCCTGTTTGTCGCCCAAAATATCCGTCTCGGTCAAAACGGCCAAATCCGGACTGATGAATCCATGATCCACCGGCAGCACCGCCAGCCCCACCACGGCGCGAGGTTGCTGTATCAAATCGGCCAGACGATCAATGCTGACCTGCGCTTGCAAGCCATGCTCTCGCAGCATATGGGATAGGCGGTCGCGCGTGCCGATGCTGGCGCAAGCCAAAAGAACACGGCGGTCTTGGGCTTGCCATCCCGCCAACAGCTCGATAACGGCGGCATAAGGTCCCTCGGGCTGCGCACGTTCGGATGCGAGGGTGCGGCCCGGGCGTCCGCCGCCATCCATAGTTTGCTCGGCCTGTGGGGCTGGCGCGAAACCAGAAAGAGTCACATGCCGCCTTGCGCGACAAAATGCGTCCCAATCATGGCCGGAGATAAAGAAACTCTCGGGAGCGACCGGACGATAGGGCGCATCCCCCGTCAATATCCGCGATCCCGCCGCCGCCTCGCGCCGCGCGGCATACAGATCGCTCACCTGCTGTTCTCGGCCGGCCAGCACCTGGCCGGCCTGCTCGTCTTGCACGATCATCATGCCCGCAGGCAGATAATCCGGAAGCCATGCCGTGGCCTCAAAAAACAAAGGCAGCCAATGCTCATGCCCCGCATAAGGACGTCCGGCGCAAATATGCTCGTAAATCGGATCGCGCGTCGCTTCGACGCCAAAGGCTAGGCGATATTTGGCGCGAAAGCTGGCGATGGTCTCCTCGTTCAGCGGCACTTCCGAGGCCATCATCAAATCCAGATGATCCAGGCTTTCCAGACTGCGCTGGCTGGCCGGATCGAAATGACGGATGGACTCGACCACGTCGTCAAAGAAATCCACGCGCGCGGCCTTGTCGTGGTGCGGCGGGAAAACATCCACCAGACTGCCACGAACGGCATATTCCCCCGCCTCGCGCACCGTGGCCACGCGCCGATAGCCATGGGCCGCCAAAAACGCATGCAACGCTGTCCGCGAAGCAACACCAGGGGTCAAACGCAGACAGGATCGCGCCACCATCTGCGGCGGCGGCAAGCGTTGCAGCAGGGCCGCCGGCGTGGTCAACACCACGCGCGGCATGTCGAAACCGGCGGATAGATCATGGAGCGCGGCCAAACGCGCGGCCATCACATCGGGTTGGGGGGAGGCGCGGTCATAGGGCAGGCAGTCCCAAGCCGGGAACACCAGAACCTCGATATCCGGCGCAAAGAAAGCCAGACATGCGCGCAAAGAATCCACGCGCCAATCATCGGCGGCGATATGCAATACGCCATCAGACCCGGCCAAGCGCGCCAAATCGGCCAGCAAACGGGCATCATGTCCTTCGGGCGCACCGGCCAGAGTCTGCGCCTGTGTCCAGGAATCCAAAGGGGGCCATGAGATCAATGTCTGGGGCATGGTCGCTTATAGACGATCTTTGACGACCTCGAAAAGAACCATGCCGCTTTCTGGCGGCAGAGACATGGGCTGCAGCCATTCGGGCACGTCAAGGGCCACAAGCCCCGAACGCTGCATCACCTGTTGCAAAGCCAAAGGCGTCTGCGCCCAATGCGTCGGCAGTTTCGTATAGGTCAGGCGTTTTTCCAAACTATTGTCGTTCTGGCCCATCGGAATAGTCACCGCCCCCGCACACAAGGCCACAATATCCACACCGCGCTGGCGCATGATCTGACGCGCCCGATTGTCTTGATCGGGCGTGCCCATTAACGCCAGCAGGGCGTCTCTATTGCCCTCGACATTGCGATGATAGGGGGCGGCCAACACGCTATGGCGCGTGCGAAACAGCAATTCAGGACCCAGATCAATATTCGCCAGGATCAACCGAGAACGATCCCCCATGCCTCGCGGATCATTCAGCACCAGCGCCAATGCGTCCACCGAACATGCCGGCGCAACCGTCTTGGGCGGCGGCAAAATAGCCGAGAGCAGCGCGCGCGGAGGCATCACCACCAATACGGGCGAAAGCGCGGCCACCATCCCCACCTTAAAGGCCAAGAGTTGCCCTGATGACAAGGCCAGACGATCGCCTAAGCGAGCGAAAGTCTGCAAAGCCAGCGCGAAAGGCAAAATGGCAAAGAATTGCGCAAAAGCCGTAAAGCGCGACTGATAGGCCATGGCACAGATCATGCCGATGATCAGCGGCACACCCATAATAACCAATGCCGCTAGATCGGGCGCTTGTCGCCCAGGTTGTTTCCAAGCCTTTGCCCCCCGCCAGATCAAGATGATCAACGCCACAGGCACGGCCAGATTCGCAGTCGCGGAGGTGATGTGATCGAATGCGAGGATTAACCCATCTCCCCGCATCAGCATCGCCCATGGCGAGGTCACCTCATTGATTCGGCTGAGCCAATATCTGGCCAGCAATGGGTCTAATCCCGCAAAAGGGTCGCGGAAGAAAGCCGGGAACGCTGCCGCCAGCATCGCCAGCAATCCGCAGCCCAATCCGCTCGTCACGACCAGTCGCGCGCGCCAGCTCCAGCCCCATCGAGATCCGATAGCCAGAAGCGCCGTGACCAATAAGGCCGCCCATAATCCCGCGATCACCGGCAGGCACAGCACGTCCAAGCCGCCGGTCCAACCATAGATCGGCACAAACTGCGTTCGCCAAATCGCGCACGCTGCCAAGAACAGAGTCAAAGCCCAGATCAATCCCGCCGAGGCCATCAAGCGCCCGCGCCATAGCATCAAGCCGCCCAGAATGACCAATGCCACCGCCGCCCAGGGCAGGACCTCCAGGCTCTCCCACAACCCCATGGCCAGCGCTAACCCGCCCGCCACGGCCCAACCCCAAGCGTGAGGACGAGCCGCCAGACGCAACAACGCCGCGAAGGCCACGGCCAACATGATCAAACTGAATGAATGATGATCCACCCGCCCGGGCTGGAACTGGAAGATCGTGCTGCGCATCGAGATCAGGGCCAAAGCCACATAGAGCAACGAGGGCGTACCCGGAAAGTTCCGCCGCATACGGTCCAGCATCGCCAGCAGGATCAACAGCATCAATAAAGGCACAACCGTCATGGCGACGCGCAACGGGTCGAGATGTCCGGGCAGATGCTCGACCACCGTCATGACACCCGCTATGGCAATATCCGGCAAGCGGCCCCAATGTCCGCGCACGCCTTCGGGCGGGTTCAGCCGTGGTTCGCGCATATCGGACCAGTCTTGCCCCGCGCGCCACCGTTCCACCTGGACCAGACGCATATAGTCGTCGGTATTGACAAGCTTAAGGTGCAGCACGCCTTGATAGGCGTCCCAAAATGCCGATGCCGCCAGCAGCACCAGGACCATGCTCAGCAGCCAAGGCCGCATCGCATGCCCCCAAGAATCGCCCTTTTCCAAAGACCGCCGCCTTATCACCTGTTGAGTCAATAATGGGCCACAAGCAGATTGCTTAACGTGTCCATCTCCTCCAAGGCGCGGCCCGTGCCCAAGGCCACACAGTGCAAGGGATTTTCAGCCACCGAGACCGGAAGCCCCGTGGCGTGGCGCAGCACATAATCCAGCTTACGCAGCAAGGCCCCGCCGCCGGTCAGAACGATGCCGCGCTCGACGATGTCGGCGGCCAGTTCGGGCGCCGTGTTCTCCAGTGCCACCTTGACCGCTTCCAAGATGGCGCTGACCGGCTCGGTCAAGCTTTCGGCCACTTGGCGTTCGCTGATACTGATTTCCTTGGGCACGCCATTGGTCAAGTCGCGGCCCTTGATCTGCATCACGCGGCCCTCGCCTTCCTCGGGCGCGCAGGCGCAGCCGATTTCCTTCTTGATGCGCTCGGCCGAGCTTTCGCCCACCAGCAGATTGTGATAGCGGCGGATATAATTGACGATCGCCTCGTCCATCTTGTCGCCGCCCACGCGCACCGAACGCGCATAGACGATACCGCCCAAGGACAACACGGCGACTTCCGTCGTGCCGCCGCCGATATCCACGACCATCGAGCCGGTCGGCTCGGTCACCGGCAATCCCGCGCCGATCGCGGCGGCCATCGGTTCTTCAATCAAGAAGACGCGCCGCGCGCCGGCGGACTCCGCCGATTCTTGAATGGCGCGACGTTCCACCGCCGTCGAACCGGACGGCACACACACGATGATTTGTGGATTGGCAAAACTGCGGCGATTATGGACCTTGCGGATGAAGTGCTTGATCATCTCTTCCGCGACCTCGAAATCGGCGATCACGCCGTCGCGCAAGGGACGAATGGCCTGAATATTGCCCGGCGTGCGGCCCAGCATTTGCTTGGCCTCTTCGCCCACCGCCAGCACCTGGCGCTTGCCGCGTACCTGGGCAATGGCCACCACGGAAGGCTCGTTCAGGACGATTCCCCGTCCCTTCACATAGACGAGAGTATTGGCCGTACCCAGGTCAATCCCCATATCCGCCGACAACCATCCCATGATTTTGTTCATCATTCCCAGCATCGCGTCCGCCTGTTCTGCCTGTTGAAATCCTTGGTCCGCTTTGCTTAGCGCACCTTCAGGTTTTTTTCTAGTCGCCATCCGTCCCAAGAGACGAGAAGCCAGTGATGGCCATATCTGTCACAATCATGCAACAGCTTGACGTTCGTTGATTATGGTTCCATTATCACAACGGATTGCCTCTTGCGGAGGTTGCGTGAGCCGTCACACAATAGCGACGAATCAACCCCGGCCCCGGTTGTTTTTTGGGCCGATCTAAACTGAGGAGGATGACCTGTGAGCAATGACCTTCGTTCCTTGGAAACCTGGCGCGCCGTTCAAGTCGCCAGCGTACGGAGCGACATGCCCGACCTGTCGTCGCGTCAATTGGCCCTGCTGCTCAACGTGTACTTGCTGGACAAGCCGCACACGGTGCGCCAGTTGGCCAAGGACCTGAACGTATCCAAGCCTGCCATCAGCCGCGCGCTGGATCGCTTGGGTGCATTAGGGTTTGTGCGTCGGCGCCGTGATGAGCATGATCGTCGTAGTGTGCTGGTTCAGCGCACGATGAAAGGCTTTCAATACCTGACCGATTTCTCGCAAATGGTCGAGGATGCCGAGCAGACGACCCGAACAGCCCCTCCCATCACGTTGGAGTGGCTGCGCGGTATTGCCGAACACGACGAAGCAGAGAGCCGTCGCGCCGCCGCCGCTTGATCTTGGGTTCCCTTGCGGGGTTCAGGTTCTGCCTATCCATGCGGGCGCCCGTTCATTCGTGCGCCCGTTTTGGTATGGGTAGCGGAAAATTGGACAGCGGAGAGATGCTTCGCGTATTCTGGCGCGAATCACACAGTCGGAATGGCCAGTGATAATGAGGCCCTAATTAGGCTCTTAAAAGGAGTGTTGTCCTCATGACAAGGTCGGTCTTTGGTAGCCTCGTGGCTCTGGCTTTTCTTAGCGTTATAGCCTTACCCGATCTCGGTCAGGCACAAACTCTGCCGCCGTCTTTGGATTCTACCGCCCGCATAGCAGCCCCCGCTTCCTCCTCGACTCAGGCCCTGCCTGACGAGACAACGGCCCTGTTGTCTAAGGACCCGCCGCCGCTTTCCGCCCCGCAAGACCATCATTCTGCCGATGGGCAGAAAAAGGTGGGCGCGCCCGATATTCAATTCGGGTTTACGCCCAAGACTTCCGCCGCACCCGCATCTGGAAAGATGACCGTCCAGACGGCCCGCTCTAAGAAATCAACTGCCAAAAAGGCCCATAAGTCCAAGCGCGGCAAGGTAACCCGGGCACGTAAATCGGCCCAAAAGGGATTTACCCCTTATCGAAATCACAAAGGCGAAGCCAAACAGATACCCTATAAGACTCCTTTGCCCGATCCCTTGATGCCGGGTGTGCCTGTGGAAGTGACCGTGCGCACGGTGTTGCAGCAATGGGGCAAAACCTATGACGAAAAAGCCGTTTCCACTCAGACCTATCACCTTCCGGTTGAAGACGTGATCGTGTTTTCGATGGCAACAAATGATCCGGCTTGCCCATTGGAATATTTCATTATGTCCTCGATCAACGGCCAAGCCTATACGCCCGCGCGGCGCATCGGCAATTGTGCCGGCAGCTACGGCTTCGATATCCGCAACGGCGTGCTGTATCTGATCTTTCCCCAAGCCGATAGGCGCGTCGAATTCGCCGATCAATGGCGCTATACGCACGGCGTGCCGCAAAAGATTCAACCCTGCTTGGATCCGCCTACAAGTGTTCAGCCGCCCGAACATCCGCGATGTCGCGGGTAATCTGATCGCGCAGTGCCTCAAGATTGGGAAAACGCTTTTCATCGCGCACAAAGCGCCGCAAGGCCACACGGATGGATCGTCCGTAAATATCTAAGTCGTGACCGAAGATATGCGTCTCAAGCAGATCGTGGCTGCCACCCACGGTTGGTCGCGTGCCCAGATTGGCGATACCTGAATAATCCGCCGTCTTATCCTCGACCTCCAAGGTGACGGTGACGGCATAAACGCCCCGTCTTGGGCGCAATTCCTGATCCAATCTCACATTGGCCGTCGGCACACCTATCTGATGCCCCAGACGATTCCCCGAAATCACCGTTCCTTCAAGGCTCCAGAACCTCCCCAAAGCGCACGCCGCATCCTCGGGCCTGCCTTGGCGTAATGCTTGACGAATGGCGCTGGCTGACCATTCCGCGTCATGGCCGCTCTGGCGTGAGATGACCTGCACACGATCCGGCCCCAGCATCTGGCGCAACAATTCCACATCACCCATCTGCCCATGGCCAAAAGCAAAGCCCTCGCCCACGACAACCCGCCCAGCGCCTAACGCTTGATCCAAAACATCTGCGACAAAACGCCGCGCCGACAGAGTTGCCAGGCTCGTGGTGAATTCGAGGCATACGCACACATCAATCTTTTCCGCCGCCAACAGCCGAGCCTTAACCGGCCAAGGCGTCAATCGGAAAGGCTCTCCATTCGCATGTAGAACGCTGCGGGGATGTGGTTCGAAAGTTAAGGCCACAAAAGACCGTTTTTCCACCGCGGCCAAGTCTCGCGCTTGAGCCAAGAGATAACGGTGCCCCATATGCACGCCGTCAAAATTTCCTACCACCACCACGGCATCGCGGTGATGTGTCGGAAAATCGTTGAAGTTGGTTAGCGTTTGCATATTTCCTCAATTCCATGGGCTAAGAGCCATATATCCCGATCTTTTCCCGTGCCTTGGGCTATAGACGCTTCCCGTCCCCGCCTCAAGATCAGAAGATTAGGGCTGTGGATAGAATAAAGGTGTGTGGATAAAATCGTGTGGGGCATTAACGGGGTTTTAGGGTGTCTGCTTCATGATGATCCTCGTCGCGGCTGATAGGGAAAACAACCCGCAGCATCATTCAAGGAGGGGGCAATGGCACAAGAATTCGGAATTCTCGAAGCGTCCTGCGGCAAGAGCTCGGTTCAGGAGACCCTGGAACGCCTCGTGGCCATGACCATCCAAACCAACTTAGTTGCGCTGGACAAGACGGTACATGCCGTCCGCCGCGCCGATCCCGATTACGCCCTGGCCGCCGCGCGCGTCAGCGGCATCCGCGAGCGTCTGTTGCGCGCGGTATGGGAAGTGGGCGAGACCCTGCGTGAAAAACAGCGTTTCGACGCCGCCCGCGCCAAAGACCAAGCATAACCCCCAGCCCCTTGCGCCCACCCGTCACATTACGACAGTGATCCATCCGACATCGCGTTGATGAACGCCCAGTGCTGGGCCGTCAGCGGCACGACGGACAGGCGGGACTGACGCAATAATGACAAATCCGCCAGAGCCGGAGCCAAGCGCATCTGCGCCAAGGTAACCGGCCTGGCCATAGGCCCCACCGGCACCACATCCACGGCCACAAAGCGCCCAGTGGTATCCGTGGGGTCGGGATAGGCCGTTTGCACGATCTTAACCTTACCCACGATCTGCCTTTCCTTAACCGAATGGTAAAAGAACGCCAGATCGCCCAGATGCATCTGGCGCAAATTCCGCGCGGCCTGATAATTGCGCACACCATCCCATGGCGTGCGACCTTCCTCACGCAGCT contains these protein-coding regions:
- a CDS encoding EVE domain-containing protein, which codes for MTAYWLLKSEPEAFSWQKLREEGRTPWDGVRNYQAARNLRQMHLGDLAFFYHSVKERQIVGKVKIVQTAYPDPTDTTGRFVAVDVVPVGPMARPVTLAQMRLAPALADLSLLRQSRLSVVPLTAQHWAFINAMSDGSLS
- a CDS encoding rod shape-determining protein, encoding MMNKIMGWLSADMGIDLGTANTLVYVKGRGIVLNEPSVVAIAQVRGKRQVLAVGEEAKQMLGRTPGNIQAIRPLRDGVIADFEVAEEMIKHFIRKVHNRRSFANPQIIVCVPSGSTAVERRAIQESAESAGARRVFLIEEPMAAAIGAGLPVTEPTGSMVVDIGGGTTEVAVLSLGGIVYARSVRVGGDKMDEAIVNYIRRYHNLLVGESSAERIKKEIGCACAPEEGEGRVMQIKGRDLTNGVPKEISISERQVAESLTEPVSAILEAVKVALENTAPELAADIVERGIVLTGGGALLRKLDYVLRHATGLPVSVAENPLHCVALGTGRALEEMDTLSNLLVAHY
- a CDS encoding MarR family transcriptional regulator, translated to MPDLSSRQLALLLNVYLLDKPHTVRQLAKDLNVSKPAISRALDRLGALGFVRRRRDEHDRRSVLVQRTMKGFQYLTDFSQMVEDAEQTTRTAPPITLEWLRGIAEHDEAESRRAAAA
- the mfd gene encoding transcription-repair coupling factor, which gives rise to MPQTLISWPPLDSWTQAQTLAGAPEGHDARLLADLARLAGSDGVLHIAADDWRVDSLRACLAFFAPDIEVLVFPAWDCLPYDRASPQPDVMAARLAALHDLSAGFDMPRVVLTTPAALLQRLPPPQMVARSCLRLTPGVASRTALHAFLAAHGYRRVATVREAGEYAVRGSLVDVFPPHHDKAARVDFFDDVVESIRHFDPASQRSLESLDHLDLMMASEVPLNEETIASFRAKYRLAFGVEATRDPIYEHICAGRPYAGHEHWLPLFFEATAWLPDYLPAGMMIVQDEQAGQVLAGREQQVSDLYAARREAAAGSRILTGDAPYRPVAPESFFISGHDWDAFCRARRHVTLSGFAPAPQAEQTMDGGGRPGRTLASERAQPEGPYAAVIELLAGWQAQDRRVLLACASIGTRDRLSHMLREHGLQAQVSIDRLADLIQQPRAVVGLAVLPVDHGFISPDLAVLTETDILGDKQARPSSRRRGARVIMDAAGLTTGDLVVHREHGVGRYDGLETLEVGGAKHDCLKLVYDGGDRLFVPVENLDVLSRYGAGEAVLDKLGGVAWQTRQARVKKRLRDMAQALLKIAAERELKEAEPLAVATEIYQEFAARFPYAETEDQERAINDVLDDLAKGRPMDRLICGDVGFGKTEVALRAAYVAVMSGWQVAFVVPTTLLARQHERTLRDRFRGVPVRMAQLSRMVTAKDAKQVRAELAEGKIDIIVGTHALLGKEVQFKRLGLLIIDEEQHFGVKQKERMKELRAGVHVLTLSATPIPRTLQLAMSGVRSLSLIATPPVDRLAVQSFALPFDPVVLREALMREHGRGGQSFFVCPRVEDLDKAQTALQSMVPELRVTVAHGRLTPTALEDVMTGFDARRFDVLLATDIIESGLDFTNANTIIIHRADMFGLAQLYQLRGRVGRGRQRGYAYLTWPSTQTLSDSARQRLQIIEALDTLGAGFQLASHDLDLRGAGNLLGEEQSGHIREVGIELYQNMLEEAVQEARARQRAAPGDAPVEEPGAWTPQINLGLPVLIPQDYVADLDLRLGLYRRLADLRTQDEIESVAAEWIDRFGPLPNEVENLIETIAVRELCRRAHVARLDLGATGAVIGFHKDSFPAPERLVAWIQAQAGRVRLRPDQRLSILGSWENLDKRAYAARGILSELVALLG
- the ribF gene encoding riboflavin biosynthesis protein RibF, whose protein sequence is MQTLTNFNDFPTHHRDAVVVVGNFDGVHMGHRYLLAQARDLAAVEKRSFVALTFEPHPRSVLHANGEPFRLTPWPVKARLLAAEKIDVCVCLEFTTSLATLSARRFVADVLDQALGAGRVVVGEGFAFGHGQMGDVELLRQMLGPDRVQVISRQSGHDAEWSASAIRQALRQGRPEDAACALGRFWSLEGTVISGNRLGHQIGVPTANVRLDQELRPRRGVYAVTVTLEVEDKTADYSGIANLGTRPTVGGSHDLLETHIFGHDLDIYGRSIRVALRRFVRDEKRFPNLEALRDQITRDIADVRAAEHL